One stretch of Lacrimispora sphenoides DNA includes these proteins:
- a CDS encoding carbohydrate ABC transporter permease, with translation MKGRNATQRDFINGLLFSSPWILGFLAFSVYPLISSLYYSLTKFNAVTAPQWVGLENYKDIFSDPLVWKSLGNTLFMAFVSTPINLFVALLLASIVCADFKGRGFVRTAFFLPSVIPMVAATMVWIWMFDPTYGYINNVLSWFGISGPAWLMDAHYTKWALVLMGTWNTGTMMLVCMSALQSVPKSYYESAEIDGAGKVSRFFYITVPCIAHVLVYQAILSTINAFQYFQQVYIIITANAGVKGGSAAGGPENSILMYPLYVFHNAFTYLKMGKASAMAWLLFVIVAILTVIMTKVTRKATENAGGE, from the coding sequence ATGAAGGGACGAAACGCGACACAGCGGGATTTTATAAATGGGCTGCTGTTTTCATCTCCGTGGATTCTGGGCTTTCTGGCTTTTAGTGTATATCCGCTGATAAGCTCTCTGTATTACAGCCTTACAAAGTTCAATGCCGTAACAGCTCCGCAGTGGGTGGGACTTGAAAATTATAAAGACATCTTTAGTGATCCCCTTGTTTGGAAGAGTTTGGGAAACACCTTATTTATGGCCTTTGTATCTACGCCCATCAACCTGTTCGTAGCGCTGCTACTGGCCAGCATCGTATGCGCCGATTTTAAGGGGCGGGGGTTTGTCAGGACAGCATTTTTCCTGCCTTCCGTAATCCCCATGGTTGCAGCGACTATGGTATGGATCTGGATGTTTGACCCTACCTACGGCTACATCAATAACGTATTAAGCTGGTTTGGAATCAGCGGGCCGGCATGGCTTATGGATGCCCATTATACCAAGTGGGCGCTGGTTCTCATGGGAACGTGGAACACCGGAACCATGATGCTGGTCTGCATGTCAGCTTTACAGTCTGTACCCAAAAGCTATTATGAATCCGCCGAAATTGACGGAGCCGGAAAGGTTTCCAGATTTTTCTATATTACGGTACCATGCATTGCTCATGTTCTTGTGTATCAGGCTATACTAAGCACCATAAATGCATTCCAGTATTTCCAGCAGGTATACATCATTATTACTGCTAATGCCGGAGTAAAAGGCGGAAGTGCCGCCGGCGGCCCTGAGAATTCCATTCTCATGTATCCGCTGTATGTATTCCATAATGCATTTACCTATTTAAAGATGGGTAAGGCTTCGGCTATGGCGTGGTTGCTCTTTGTCATTGTTGCGATTCTCACGGTTATTATGACAAAGGTGACGAGAAAAGCAACAGAAAATGCCGGAGGTGAATAA
- a CDS encoding carbohydrate ABC transporter permease, giving the protein MKKYISKVLFFAMVAVLALIFISPFMVMLLTSFKTNNDAFTIPVRLFPREWVKENYPAAFAAIPYFKYMGNTVFITAISLIGQLLVTPMVAYSLVKIRWKGADIISGLVMATMMIPITVTMVPLYKIYSKLGLTNTYVPLILPAFFGKAYYIVIVRQFFAGIPNSLIEAGKIDGATEFQRYYKIALPLCKPVLTTIGIYAFLDAWSDYLYPLIFITKPSMYTLSLGLQQYMSEYSIDWSRLMAAAVVFVLPVIVCFAVFQKNFVEGIATSGLKA; this is encoded by the coding sequence ATGAAGAAATATATAAGCAAAGTTTTATTTTTTGCTATGGTTGCTGTGCTGGCTTTGATTTTCATATCACCCTTTATGGTAATGCTGCTCACTTCGTTCAAAACCAACAACGATGCGTTTACCATTCCGGTAAGGCTGTTTCCCCGTGAATGGGTGAAAGAAAACTATCCGGCAGCCTTTGCAGCGATCCCATATTTTAAGTACATGGGAAATACGGTGTTTATCACGGCCATTTCACTCATAGGGCAGCTTCTGGTCACGCCTATGGTTGCATATTCCCTGGTGAAAATCAGATGGAAGGGTGCAGACATCATCTCAGGCCTGGTCATGGCGACGATGATGATACCCATAACGGTCACTATGGTGCCTTTATATAAGATTTATTCAAAGCTGGGTCTTACCAATACATACGTTCCCTTAATCCTGCCTGCATTTTTTGGAAAGGCATATTATATTGTTATTGTCCGGCAGTTTTTTGCAGGTATTCCAAACAGCTTGATTGAGGCGGGGAAAATCGACGGGGCTACAGAATTCCAACGTTATTATAAAATTGCACTTCCTCTTTGCAAACCGGTTTTGACCACGATAGGGATATACGCCTTTTTGGATGCGTGGAGTGATTATTTGTATCCCTTGATTTTTATAACAAAGCCAAGTATGTATACCCTTTCTCTGGGACTCCAGCAGTATATGAGTGAGTATTCCATAGACTGGTCAAGGCTGATGGCGGCAGCAGTTGTATTTGTTCTTCCGGTCATTGTATGCTTTGCGG